One window from the genome of Montipora foliosa isolate CH-2021 chromosome 5, ASM3666993v2, whole genome shotgun sequence encodes:
- the LOC138004517 gene encoding uncharacterized protein, translating to MASVTRQISSLIDNRFDNFKKQFKEENSSSVEAAVKRAKRARFVFQSKGNEQKFEHVESVLDKLESAKDALNANATSKIKTAIGEGIALVTKRMKCIKIAYKSQYSWATVQEFLSDELASDSEDEKRFFRSERRAEKKVKVAKKKRCQKYQHQRFQPYPPFNPHHRPSLPTLDTNSNTGSRFGRDLGVRGRQVGPCFNAGNMIIWPPVINKTSERSK from the exons ATGGCTTCAGTTACCAGGCAGATATCGTCTTTAATCGACAACCGCTTCGACAACTTTAAGAAGCAGTTTAAGGAGGAAAATTCTTCGTCGGTTGAGGCAGCCGTTAAACGTGCGAAGCGCGctcgttttgttttccagagcAAAGGAAACGAGCAAAAGTTTGAGCATGTCGAATCTGTTTTGGACAAGCTCGAGAGTGCGAAGGATGCGCTTAACGCCAATGCCACttctaaaatcaaaaccgcCATCGGAGAAGGTATTGCTTTAGTTACTAAAAGAATGAAGTGTATTAAGATCGCATATAAAAGTCAGTACAGCTGGGCCACCGTTCAAGAGTTCCTTTCGGACGAATTGGCATCTGACTCGGAGGACGAGAAGAGGTTTTTTCGCTCGGAGAGGAGAGCAGAGAAGAAAGTTAAAGTGGCTAAGAAGAAGCGCTGTCAGAAGTATCAGCATCAGAGATTTCAGCCTTATCCGCCGTTCAACCCTCACCACCGTCCTTCCTTACCAACTTTGGATACGAATTCAAATACAGGAAGTCGTTTTGGCCGTGATCTAGGCGTTCGTGGTCGACAGGTTGGCCCGTGTTTTAA tgccGGGAATATGATCATTTGGCCTCCAGTTATTAACAAAACTAGCGAACGCTCCAAGTGA